The following proteins come from a genomic window of Methanocella conradii HZ254:
- a CDS encoding Lrp/AsnC family transcriptional regulator — MEIDLLNKKILQLLQKDGRITYKDITKEMDRAESTVRERIGFMEEQKIIEGYTAIINKPRVGLNRSAIIYARVPTSSFDEVTNNLKAVNGVLQIYRTSGDKNLAFFMAATDDEEMNRTIKNKIAPLGVTDIEVSIILEAVREIAEVNILSVEEKAEMEEKKKQKEMARAHKPVKGEKKLGAALESSYENFKVQV; from the coding sequence ATGGAGATAGACCTTCTCAACAAGAAAATTTTGCAGCTTCTACAAAAGGACGGCAGGATCACTTATAAAGACATAACCAAAGAGATGGACCGCGCCGAGTCAACGGTGCGGGAGCGCATCGGCTTCATGGAAGAGCAAAAGATCATAGAAGGCTACACTGCCATCATTAATAAGCCCAGAGTTGGCCTGAACAGGAGCGCTATAATCTATGCGAGGGTGCCCACCTCCAGCTTCGATGAGGTCACGAATAACCTAAAAGCCGTCAACGGCGTGCTGCAAATTTACAGGACGAGCGGCGACAAGAACCTGGCATTTTTCATGGCCGCTACGGATGACGAGGAGATGAACCGCACCATCAAGAACAAGATAGCGCCGCTTGGCGTGACCGACATTGAGGTGTCCATCATCCTTGAGGCGGTGAGGGAAATAGCCGAGGTGAACATCCTCAGCGTCGAAGAGAAAGCCGAGATGGAGGAGAAGAAGAAGCAAAAGGAGATGGCCCGCGCCCATAAGCCCGTGAAGGGTGAGAAAAAGCTTGGAGCCGCCCTCGAGAGCTCCTACGAGAACTTTAAGGTTCAGGTTTAA
- a CDS encoding KH domain-containing protein translates to MQEHIKVPQDRIGAIIGVEGNVKKAIEEKTGATLDVDSESGIVVVQSEADALKALRAAEVIKAIARGFSPEKALRLLDNEDLILDIMDLSVLSDSPADLKRIKGRIIGKGGKTREVIEQMTGARLSVYGKTISIIGDAEQLATVRAALDMLIDGAPHGAVYSYLEKRRRELKRSQLESIY, encoded by the coding sequence ATGCAAGAGCACATCAAGGTCCCGCAGGACAGGATTGGCGCAATCATAGGCGTCGAGGGAAACGTTAAAAAGGCCATAGAGGAGAAAACAGGGGCTACGTTAGACGTTGATAGCGAGAGCGGGATTGTCGTCGTACAGTCCGAGGCGGATGCCTTGAAGGCGCTCAGGGCGGCCGAGGTAATTAAGGCCATAGCAAGGGGCTTTAGCCCTGAGAAGGCCCTGCGGCTGCTGGATAATGAGGACCTCATCCTCGATATTATGGACCTGTCGGTGCTAAGCGACTCGCCTGCCGACCTTAAGAGGATAAAGGGGCGCATAATAGGCAAGGGTGGCAAGACTCGTGAGGTGATAGAGCAGATGACCGGTGCCAGGCTGTCCGTCTATGGGAAGACCATAAGCATAATCGGCGATGCTGAGCAGCTTGCCACCGTTCGTGCCGCCCTTGACATGCTCATCGATGGGGCGCCCCATGGTGCCGTCTATAGCTATCTAGAAAAGCGGCGCCGTGAGCTGAAGAGGTCTCAGCTGGAGTCTATTTATTGA
- a CDS encoding DUF424 domain-containing protein: MMCVYLKVYNVGEEVLVAVCDEGLLGKEFSEGEVHLKVSMAFYGDESADYDEVVSALQDATIANLVGEQSVACAVENGFADASDVIYIEGVPHVQMVCM; the protein is encoded by the coding sequence ATGATGTGCGTGTACCTTAAAGTCTATAACGTGGGTGAAGAGGTTCTCGTGGCTGTGTGCGACGAAGGCCTCCTGGGCAAGGAGTTTTCCGAGGGCGAAGTACACCTTAAGGTCTCAATGGCCTTTTATGGCGATGAGAGCGCCGACTATGATGAGGTGGTTTCTGCGCTGCAAGATGCTACCATAGCCAACCTTGTGGGCGAACAGAGCGTGGCGTGTGCCGTCGAGAATGGCTTCGCTGACGCTTCAGATGTCATATACATTGAAGGCGTTCCGCACGTGCAAATGGTATGCATGTAA
- a CDS encoding minichromosome maintenance protein MCM, producing the protein MVVYSHFPECVIVVAASIVSSKQKWKEFFTRYYKPAIQQLAVSDARTKSLTVEFQDIVKFDVRLSEELLSNPGKVLKDAEDALPLVDLPVKRKVSAFVRIVKIPRKMQVRDLRSDHINTFVSIEGTVRKITDVRPRIINAAFECARCGNILYLPQEGTGKFLEPSYCPCNEEKKGVFRLLFKESTFEDYQRIKIQESPEDLKGGEQPQTLDINVSNDLAGIATPGERIVVNGILRSIQKINRDGKTVYFDIYMDCNSIEFEEQEFDELEITPEDEEAILKLSRDPNIFKKITNSIAPSIYGYDEVKEAIALQLFSGIVKNLPDGTRIRGDIHVLLVGDPGIAKSQILRYVVNLAPRGVYASGKSASSAGLTAAAVKDDFDGSWTLEAGALVLADKGIAAIDEIDKMKPEDRSALHEAMEQQSISVAKAGILATLKCRCALLGAANPKLGRFDPFDNIADQINMPPSLMSRFDLIFILQDKPDEKRDASIAGHILKSHYAGELNAHKLVDNSSITDEALAEAMKPIKPDIDSNLLRKYIAYAKRKIFPIMTDEARERITKFYLELRKPGEAENSPIAVTARQLEGLVRLSEASARMRLSDRVTPEDVERTINIIMTSLKQVGMDRETGKLDIDILTVGVGKSQRERIKDLKNIIVDLAHEYGTGGVPLDKIIEKAGEHGMAKDKVEKEIKKLKEIGEIFEPRVGYYSHT; encoded by the coding sequence ATGGTTGTATATTCTCACTTCCCTGAGTGTGTGATCGTAGTGGCGGCGAGCATAGTCTCATCCAAGCAAAAGTGGAAGGAGTTCTTCACGCGGTATTACAAGCCAGCCATCCAGCAGCTTGCCGTATCCGACGCGAGGACAAAGTCGCTCACGGTGGAGTTCCAGGATATCGTTAAATTCGACGTGCGCCTGTCGGAAGAGCTTCTCAGCAACCCGGGCAAGGTGCTGAAGGACGCTGAGGACGCGCTGCCGCTGGTAGACCTGCCAGTTAAGCGGAAGGTCTCCGCTTTCGTCCGCATTGTGAAAATTCCAAGAAAGATGCAGGTGCGTGACCTCAGGAGCGACCACATTAACACGTTCGTGTCCATAGAGGGCACCGTCAGAAAGATCACAGATGTCCGGCCTCGCATCATCAACGCGGCGTTCGAGTGCGCCCGCTGCGGCAACATCCTTTACCTTCCACAGGAAGGCACGGGCAAATTCCTGGAGCCGTCGTATTGCCCCTGCAACGAGGAGAAAAAAGGCGTTTTTCGCTTATTATTCAAAGAGTCAACTTTCGAGGACTACCAGCGCATAAAGATACAGGAGTCGCCCGAGGACCTGAAGGGCGGCGAACAGCCCCAGACACTGGACATCAACGTTAGCAACGACCTCGCTGGCATCGCCACGCCTGGCGAGCGAATAGTGGTCAACGGGATATTACGATCCATACAAAAAATCAACCGGGATGGCAAGACTGTCTATTTTGACATATACATGGATTGCAATTCTATAGAGTTTGAGGAGCAAGAGTTCGATGAGCTGGAGATCACTCCTGAGGATGAGGAGGCCATACTAAAGCTATCCAGAGACCCTAATATTTTCAAGAAGATCACGAACTCGATAGCCCCCTCTATATATGGCTATGACGAGGTTAAGGAGGCTATCGCATTACAGCTTTTCTCGGGCATAGTTAAAAACCTGCCCGATGGTACAAGGATACGCGGGGATATCCACGTCCTGCTGGTCGGCGACCCGGGCATCGCTAAGTCGCAGATATTGCGCTATGTCGTAAACCTGGCCCCGAGGGGGGTCTACGCCTCGGGCAAGAGCGCCTCGAGCGCGGGGCTTACTGCTGCTGCCGTTAAGGATGACTTCGATGGTAGCTGGACCCTGGAGGCTGGCGCTCTGGTGCTTGCGGACAAGGGCATAGCAGCCATCGATGAGATAGATAAAATGAAGCCGGAGGATAGGAGCGCTCTGCACGAGGCAATGGAGCAGCAGAGCATAAGCGTGGCCAAGGCGGGCATTTTAGCGACCCTAAAATGCCGTTGCGCCCTTTTAGGAGCCGCAAATCCAAAACTGGGCCGTTTCGACCCCTTTGATAACATAGCCGACCAGATAAACATGCCGCCATCGCTGATGTCACGATTCGACCTGATTTTTATACTTCAGGACAAGCCCGACGAGAAGAGGGACGCGAGCATCGCGGGCCACATCCTAAAATCACATTACGCAGGGGAGCTAAACGCGCATAAGCTCGTCGATAACTCCTCGATCACCGATGAGGCGCTGGCCGAGGCGATGAAGCCGATAAAGCCCGACATAGATAGCAACCTGCTGAGAAAATACATCGCATACGCTAAGCGCAAGATATTCCCCATCATGACTGACGAGGCCAGGGAGCGCATCACGAAGTTCTACCTCGAATTGCGCAAGCCGGGCGAGGCTGAGAACAGCCCCATAGCTGTCACGGCAAGGCAGCTGGAAGGGCTTGTCAGGCTCTCCGAGGCGAGTGCCCGGATGCGCTTGAGCGACAGGGTTACGCCCGAAGACGTCGAGCGCACCATCAATATCATCATGACCAGCCTTAAGCAGGTTGGAATGGACCGCGAAACGGGCAAGCTGGACATCGACATATTGACGGTGGGCGTGGGCAAGTCCCAGCGCGAGCGCATAAAGGACCTTAAGAACATCATAGTGGACCTCGCTCACGAATATGGCACAGGCGGCGTGCCGCTCGACAAGATCATAGAAAAGGCGGGTGAACACGGCATGGCCAAAGACAAAGTTGAAAAGGAAATAAAGAAATTAAAGGAGATAGGAGAGATATTCGAGCCAAGAGTGGGCTATTACAGCCATACATGA
- a CDS encoding serine protein kinase RIO, translated as MYHDKRMKDIEKKIDEYRMKVKDSGDLKAESGVFDAPTLKTLYTLASKGIIKAMGGVVSTGKEADVFHALGEDERELAIKIYRITTSDFQKMQDYLIGDPRFEGIRGTKKDIVFAWTKKEHRNLERAMEVGVRVPRPVTSERNILVMEFIGKDEVPAPRLKDVRPEDPKGIYSKVAEYMRLLYQKARLVHGDLSEYNILLYEGEPIIIDMGQAVMLDHPMSSEFLARDIRNIVKYFKKMGVDCSEERLNAYIMKKD; from the coding sequence ATGTACCACGATAAGAGGATGAAGGACATCGAGAAGAAAATCGATGAATACCGTATGAAGGTCAAGGATTCTGGCGACCTTAAGGCGGAGAGTGGGGTATTCGACGCTCCCACGCTGAAGACGCTTTACACGCTTGCGAGCAAGGGCATAATAAAGGCGATGGGCGGCGTAGTTTCTACCGGAAAAGAAGCTGACGTTTTCCATGCGTTAGGGGAGGATGAAAGGGAGCTGGCCATTAAGATATACCGGATTACGACTAGCGATTTCCAGAAGATGCAGGACTATTTGATAGGAGACCCGCGCTTTGAGGGCATCAGGGGCACGAAAAAAGACATCGTGTTCGCGTGGACGAAGAAAGAACATAGAAACCTTGAGAGGGCGATGGAGGTAGGGGTACGCGTGCCGCGGCCGGTCACCTCGGAGAGGAATATTCTCGTGATGGAGTTCATCGGCAAGGACGAGGTGCCGGCTCCCAGGCTCAAGGATGTCCGGCCCGAAGACCCGAAGGGCATATATAGTAAGGTGGCAGAATACATGCGCCTGCTATACCAGAAAGCGAGGCTGGTTCACGGCGACCTCAGCGAGTACAACATACTTCTATATGAGGGCGAGCCGATAATAATAGACATGGGGCAGGCAGTCATGCTGGATCACCCCATGTCGAGCGAATTCCTGGCAAGAGATATAAGAAACATCGTGAAGTACTTTAAGAAGATGGGCGTAGACTGTAGTGAAGAGAGGCTTAACGCCTATATCATGAAAAAGGACTGA